TGGCCTTTCACTTCTTGCTTTACCTCCTTATACAGGTAACTCCTATTCCACGCATCCGGGCGTGTTAATAGGCAAACGTCACAAACACCCTTCGGCCTGGTTTGCTACCAGGCAGCACATCCCCCGCTATACGGCAAAAGCCTTACCTTCTCCTAACCGGGGACATGCTCCTGGTTAGATTTCCGACCAGACCTTTGAACCCAGTTATTCGATAACAGAAGTTACCACACCAGCGCCTACGGTACGACCGCCTTCTCTAATCGCGAAACGGAGCCCTTTTTCGATAGCGATGGGTGTGATCAACTCTATGGTCATCTGAACATTATCGCCCGGCATAACCATTTCTACCCCTTCGGGCAACCGAATGCTACCGGTAACGTCGGTAGTACGGAAATAAAACTGCGGGCGGTACCCGTCAAAGAACGGGGTATGTCTGCCACCTTCTTCTTTGGTCAAAACATAAACCTCGGCGTTAAACTTGGTATGCGGCTTAATGGAACCCGGCTTCGCCAGAACCATCCCCCGCTCCACTTCTTTCCGGTCAACACCCCTGAGCAAAGTCCCGATGTTGTCACCGGCTTGAGCAAAGTCCAGTATCTTGCGGAACATTTCTACACCGGTAACGACGGTCTTGCGAGTCTCGTCTCTCAAACCGATTATCTCGACTTCGTCGCCCACTTTAACAGTACCTCTCTCCACTCTGCCGGTCGTCACTGTACCTCTTCCGGTAATCGTGAATACGTCCTCAATCGGCATCAAGAAAGGCTTGTCAATGTCTCTTTCAGGCAGCGGTACATAATCGTCTACCGCGTCCATCAACTCCCATATCTTGGAGCACCACTCGCATTCCCGACTGCCGCACCCGCATTCCAGGGCTTTCAAAGCAGACCCTTTGACTACCGGTATATCATCGCCGGGAAAACCGTATTCGTTAAGCAGGTCGCGAACTTCCATTTCCACCAGTTCAAGCAGCTCTTCATCGTCTACCATATCGACCTTGTTCATGAATACTACGATATACGGCACCTGTACTTGCCTAGCCAAAATAATATGCTCCCGGGTCTGCGGCATGGGTCCATCGGCCGCCGATACTACTAGAATAGCCCCGTCCATCTGGGCAGCTCCTGTAATCATGTTCTTAATGTAGTCGGCATGCCCAGGACAATCCACGTGAGCATAGTGCCGCTTGTCGGTTTCGTACTCGACGTGAGCGGTATTGATGGTGATGCCTCTTTCCCTTTCTTCCGGAGCTTTATCGATTTCTTCATAGCTAGTAGCTTTTGCCTTACCGACTTTGGAAAGACACACAGTAATAGCCGCCGTTAAAGTCGTTTTCCCATGGTCAATGTGCCCAATAGTACCGACGTTAACATGAGGTTTTGTCCTTTCAAACTTCGCTTTAGCCATTGGTTTGTTCACCTTTCCTTTCTTAAAGTGTTTTTAAATTTAATTAGGCAAGCCGTATCGCCTGGCTATAATCTCCTTGGTCTTATACTCTGGAACTTCCTCGTAGTGCGAAAACTGCATGGTAAAAGTCCCCCGACCCTGGGTCAGGGATCTGAGATCGGTCGCATATCCGAACATCTCGGACAGGGGTACATATCCCCTAATGGTTCTGATCCCCTTGTTCTCCTCGAGTCCTAACACCCTGCCTCTCCTGGCATTGAGGTCGCTAATAGCATCGCCAGTATGTTCCTCGGGAACAACTATCTCAATATCCATTACAGGTTCGAGTAGAACAGGCCCGGCCTTATCCAAAGAATCTTTGAACGCCATCGACGCCGCAACCTTAAAGGCTATCTCGCTCGAATCCACCTCATGGTATGAACCCCCGATGAGTTTGACTTCGACATCTACCACCGGATAACCCGCCATTATTCCAGCCTCCATGGCCTCTCTTATTCCGGCCTCAATCGCCGGAATAAATTCCTTGGGTACAACCCCTCCACTGGTAGCATCGATAAATCTGAATCCCTCACCCTGAGCCAGCGGGCTTACCTGTAGCAATACGTGCCCGTACTGCCCACGGCCACCGGATTGCCTGATAAATTTGCCTTCCCCTCTGCCTGTCCCCTTAATAGTCTCCTTATAGGACACTTGGGGCCTGCCTACGTTGGCATTTACCTTGAACTCCCTTACCAACCTGTCAACGATTACCTCCAGATGCAGTTCGCCCATACCAGAAATAATGCTTTGCCCTGTTTCCGGGTCTATGAAGGTCTTAAAAGTAGGGTCTTCTTCGGCTAGGCGCTGGAGAGCTTCGCTGATTCTCTCTTCGTCTGCTTTGGTCTTTGGTTCAATGGCCACAGAAATGACCGGTTCCGGAAAAGTCATGGCTTCTAGAAGTATAGGACACTTTTCATCGCTCAGCGTATCTCCGGTAGTCGTTTCCTTCAGCCCTACCCCAGCCACTATATCACCGGCTGAGGCCTCAGCCACCTCTTCTCGATGGTTAGCGTGCATTCTCAAAATGCGACTTAAACGTTCTTTTCGGCCTTTCCTAACATTATATACCAGGCTCCCTGTCTTCACCACCCCCGAGTATACACGAAAATAAGTCAGTTTACCCACATAAGGGTCCACTGCAATCTTGAAGCTAAGAGCACTAAAAGACTCGTCTTTACTGGCAGCCCGGATAACCTCTTCCCCAGTCACGGGATCTACACCTGCCACCGGCGGGATGTCGAGAGGAGATGGTAAATAATCTACGACCGCATCCAACAGGAACTGGACCCCCCGGTTTCTAAAGGAAGAGCCGCACAAGACCGGCACCAATTCATTAGCCAAGGTCTGCTGGCGTATGGCTGCCACGAGCTCGAGCTCGGGAATTTCCTGTCCTTCCAAATACCTTTCTAATATACTCTCGTCTCTCTCCGCCAAGAATTCTATCAGATCCGTTCGCCAACGCAGTGCCTCTTCTTTCTCTTCGCCGGTCAGTTCTCTCTCCCTGATGTCCAAGCCCAGTTCATCATGGTAAGTATAGGCT
The sequence above is drawn from the Syntrophothermus lipocalidus DSM 12680 genome and encodes:
- the tuf gene encoding elongation factor Tu, with the translated sequence MAKAKFERTKPHVNVGTIGHIDHGKTTLTAAITVCLSKVGKAKATSYEEIDKAPEERERGITINTAHVEYETDKRHYAHVDCPGHADYIKNMITGAAQMDGAILVVSAADGPMPQTREHIILARQVQVPYIVVFMNKVDMVDDEELLELVEMEVRDLLNEYGFPGDDIPVVKGSALKALECGCGSRECEWCSKIWELMDAVDDYVPLPERDIDKPFLMPIEDVFTITGRGTVTTGRVERGTVKVGDEVEIIGLRDETRKTVVTGVEMFRKILDFAQAGDNIGTLLRGVDRKEVERGMVLAKPGSIKPHTKFNAEVYVLTKEEGGRHTPFFDGYRPQFYFRTTDVTGSIRLPEGVEMVMPGDNVQMTIELITPIAIEKGLRFAIREGGRTVGAGVVTSVIE
- the fusA gene encoding elongation factor G yields the protein MSDAHELENTRNIGIMAHIDAGKTTTTERILFYTGRVHRMGEVDKGTATMDWMIQEQERGITITSAATSCYWKGRRINIIDTPGHVDFTVEVERSLRILDGAIAIFCAVAGVQPQSETVWRQADKYRVPRIAYINKMDRIGADFFRVLEMINRNLGQKACAIQLPVGVEDSFVGVIDLVRMKAYTYHDELGLDIRERELTGEEKEEALRWRTDLIEFLAERDESILERYLEGQEIPELELVAAIRQQTLANELVPVLCGSSFRNRGVQFLLDAVVDYLPSPLDIPPVAGVDPVTGEEVIRAASKDESFSALSFKIAVDPYVGKLTYFRVYSGVVKTGSLVYNVRKGRKERLSRILRMHANHREEVAEASAGDIVAGVGLKETTTGDTLSDEKCPILLEAMTFPEPVISVAIEPKTKADEERISEALQRLAEEDPTFKTFIDPETGQSIISGMGELHLEVIVDRLVREFKVNANVGRPQVSYKETIKGTGRGEGKFIRQSGGRGQYGHVLLQVSPLAQGEGFRFIDATSGGVVPKEFIPAIEAGIREAMEAGIMAGYPVVDVEVKLIGGSYHEVDSSEIAFKVAASMAFKDSLDKAGPVLLEPVMDIEIVVPEEHTGDAISDLNARRGRVLGLEENKGIRTIRGYVPLSEMFGYATDLRSLTQGRGTFTMQFSHYEEVPEYKTKEIIARRYGLPN